From the Deinococcus aquaticus genome, one window contains:
- a CDS encoding zinc-dependent alcohol dehydrogenase family protein has translation MTAARTMPAAVITAPGRVEQRELPVPEPGPGQVRIRVHATGVCGTDLHLLHGHFGARFPLVPGHEISGTVDAAGPGVLNVREGDPVTLDPNLYCGQCHACQRGLFQHCEHHEALGVTLPGGFAAFTVCPASNVYPAHGLSLDQAAFAEPLGCVAWGMTRLRPRPGSTALVFGAGAIGLLLMQGLRASGCSRVVMVDPVQDRLDLARTLGAAHALTPHAELTDELRDLFPHGFDVTAEATGVPSVVQGLPALTAIGGHVLVFGVAPEDATVTVSPYELFVRDLTVLGSFALNQTVPLALEWLRSGQVNVGPLITHRLGLGGVEDALNMKARPGLAGAQKVLITPGLA, from the coding sequence ATGACCGCCGCCCGCACCATGCCGGCCGCCGTGATCACCGCCCCCGGCCGCGTCGAGCAGCGCGAACTCCCTGTCCCGGAACCTGGTCCCGGTCAGGTCCGCATCCGCGTGCATGCCACGGGCGTGTGCGGCACGGACCTGCACCTGTTGCACGGGCACTTCGGCGCGCGCTTCCCGCTGGTGCCCGGCCACGAGATCAGCGGCACCGTGGACGCCGCCGGGCCCGGCGTGCTCAACGTCCGGGAGGGCGACCCGGTCACGCTGGACCCCAACCTGTACTGCGGGCAGTGCCACGCCTGCCAGCGCGGCCTGTTCCAGCACTGCGAGCATCACGAGGCGCTGGGCGTCACGCTGCCCGGGGGATTTGCGGCCTTCACGGTCTGCCCGGCCAGCAACGTGTACCCCGCGCACGGCCTGAGCCTGGATCAGGCGGCGTTCGCCGAACCGCTCGGCTGCGTCGCCTGGGGCATGACCCGCCTGCGCCCCCGCCCCGGCAGCACCGCCCTGGTGTTCGGCGCGGGCGCCATCGGTCTGCTGCTCATGCAGGGCCTGCGAGCCAGCGGATGCAGCCGCGTGGTGATGGTGGACCCCGTGCAGGACCGCCTGGACCTCGCGCGCACCCTGGGCGCCGCGCACGCCCTGACCCCGCACGCCGAGCTGACAGATGAACTGCGCGACCTGTTCCCGCACGGCTTCGACGTGACGGCCGAGGCGACCGGCGTGCCGTCCGTCGTGCAGGGCCTGCCCGCCCTGACCGCCATCGGCGGGCACGTGCTGGTGTTCGGCGTGGCCCCCGAGGACGCCACCGTCACTGTCAGCCCCTACGAACTGTTCGTGCGGGACCTGACCGTCCTCGGCTCGTTTGCCCTGAACCAGACCGTCCCGCTGGCCCTGGAATGGCTGCGCTCCGGTCAGGTGAACGTCGGGCCGCTGATCACGCACCGCCTCGGGCTGGGCGGCGTCGAGGACGCCCTGAACATGAAAGCCCGCCCCGGACTGGCCGGCGCGCAGAAAGTCCTGATCACTCCCGGCCTCGCCTGA
- a CDS encoding carbohydrate ABC transporter permease → MTTPTPAAVRPGRTVSDRYRLRNALLTAVTYLIALAFLFPLAWMFMAAFKTEAQAFATPPVFAFTPILDNFKQAIPTYLPALKNSLVAAIGSTLLAFALGLPAAFALAVYPTRRAQNVLTWMLSTKFMPAVGVIVPLFLLFRNLQLLDTLPGLILMYTTMNLPLVVWMMHSYMTEIPPAIYEAAKVDGASVAQEFFGIALPLSTPGMAATALLCLIFAWNEVFFALNLTNSDAAPLSVFIGEFKTSQGLFWAQLSAAATLTVLPVLIFGWVAQRQLVRGLSFGAVK, encoded by the coding sequence ATGACCACGCCCACTCCCGCCGCCGTCCGCCCGGGCCGCACCGTCAGTGACCGCTACCGGCTGCGCAACGCCCTGCTGACCGCCGTGACCTACCTGATTGCGCTGGCGTTCCTGTTCCCGCTGGCCTGGATGTTCATGGCCGCCTTCAAGACCGAGGCGCAGGCGTTCGCCACGCCGCCCGTGTTCGCGTTCACGCCCATCCTCGACAACTTCAAGCAGGCCATTCCCACCTACCTGCCCGCCCTGAAGAACAGCCTCGTCGCGGCCATCGGCAGCACCCTGCTGGCCTTTGCGCTGGGCCTGCCCGCCGCGTTCGCGCTGGCCGTGTACCCCACCCGCCGCGCGCAGAACGTGCTCACCTGGATGCTCAGCACCAAGTTCATGCCGGCCGTCGGCGTGATCGTGCCGCTGTTCCTGCTGTTCCGCAACCTGCAACTGCTGGACACGCTGCCCGGCCTGATCCTGATGTACACCACCATGAACCTGCCGCTGGTCGTGTGGATGATGCACTCGTACATGACCGAGATTCCGCCCGCCATCTACGAGGCCGCCAAGGTCGACGGGGCCAGCGTCGCGCAGGAGTTCTTCGGGATCGCGCTGCCGCTCTCCACGCCCGGCATGGCCGCCACGGCGCTGCTGTGCCTGATCTTCGCGTGGAACGAGGTGTTCTTCGCGCTGAACCTCACGAACAGCGACGCCGCGCCCCTGAGCGTGTTCATCGGTGAGTTCAAGACCAGCCAGGGCCTGTTCTGGGCGCAGCTGAGCGCCGCCGCGACCCTGACGGTCCTGCCGGTCCTGATCTTCGGCTGGGTCGCGCAGCGCCAGCTGGTGCGCGGCCTGAGCTTCGGAGCAGTGAAATGA
- a CDS encoding carbohydrate ABC transporter permease encodes MTTAAASTTASSPKPRRGLRLSPAALIWPAMLYLILTTQVPFFMTVYYSFFRYNLVIPGDRPFIGLANYANLLSDPQNLRILGNTVVLAGGTLILTLLIGGALAFLLNRNFPGRALLRTLMISSFLVMPVVTAVVWKNMLLNPVFGFFSWVVTQFGGQPVDWLAQFPMASVIAMVTWEWTPFAMLILLTGLQSLPDDQLEAARLDGASPLQEFRHIVLPHWTQAIQVVVLMETIALLQVYGEIYGSTSGGPGVATTNLPYFIYQKAFAEYNIGLASAAGVITVVLTNLLAVFLLRAISRTSSSQGG; translated from the coding sequence ATGACCACCGCCGCTGCCAGCACCACCGCTTCCTCCCCCAAGCCCCGGCGCGGGCTGCGCCTGAGCCCCGCCGCCCTGATCTGGCCCGCCATGCTGTACCTGATCCTGACCACGCAGGTGCCGTTCTTCATGACGGTGTACTACTCGTTCTTCCGGTACAACCTCGTCATTCCCGGCGACCGGCCGTTCATCGGACTGGCCAACTACGCCAACCTGCTCAGCGACCCGCAGAACCTGCGCATCCTGGGCAACACCGTCGTCCTGGCGGGCGGCACCCTGATCCTGACCCTGCTGATCGGCGGGGCGCTCGCGTTCCTGCTCAACCGGAACTTCCCGGGCCGGGCGCTGCTGCGCACCCTGATGATCTCTTCGTTCCTGGTCATGCCGGTCGTGACGGCCGTCGTCTGGAAGAACATGCTGCTCAACCCGGTGTTCGGGTTCTTCTCGTGGGTGGTCACGCAGTTCGGCGGTCAGCCCGTCGACTGGCTGGCGCAGTTCCCGATGGCCAGCGTGATCGCCATGGTCACCTGGGAGTGGACGCCGTTCGCCATGCTGATCCTCCTGACCGGCCTGCAGAGCCTGCCCGACGATCAACTCGAAGCCGCCCGCCTGGACGGCGCGAGCCCGCTGCAGGAGTTCCGGCACATCGTGCTGCCCCACTGGACGCAGGCCATCCAGGTGGTGGTGCTGATGGAAACCATCGCGCTGCTGCAGGTGTACGGCGAGATCTACGGGTCCACGTCCGGCGGTCCCGGCGTGGCCACCACCAACCTGCCGTACTTCATCTACCAGAAGGCGTTCGCCGAGTACAACATCGGTCTGGCCAGCGCCGCCGGGGTCATCACGGTCGTGCTGACCAACCTGCTCGCCGTTTTCCTGCTGCGCGCCATCAGCCGCACCAGCTCCAGCCAGGGAGGCTGA
- a CDS encoding ABC transporter substrate-binding protein: MRRTLMLSLALTAATSTAHAASTITIATVNNPDMVTMQKLTPEFNKKYPDIQVKWVTLPENELRQKITLDVASGAGSFDLATVGAYEVPIWAKNGWLEPLTPLFAKNPAIARSYNLNDILPGVRGALTVGGNLYAVPFYAESSMTYYNKDLFKAAGLTMPTQPTWNQIQTFASKVHNPAKGVYGMCLRGLPGWGENMALFTTMVNTFGGRWYDNNWQAQLNTPAWKNAMTFYVNLMKKYGPPGATGNGFTENLTLMSQGKCGMWIDATVAAGFLSDPSSSKIVKSVGFAKAPVATTARGNNWYWSWNLAIPKATKQEDAAFKFLTWATSQEYIALVARTKGTWASVPPGTRTSTYSNANYKKAAGAFSSLVLSSINSADVNRATKDPVPYTGVQYVAIPEFQALGTQVGQYLAGALSGQTTIDQALKQAQDAAQKTARDGGYQK, encoded by the coding sequence ATGCGCCGAACCCTGATGCTCAGCCTCGCCCTGACCGCCGCCACCAGCACCGCGCACGCCGCCAGCACCATCACCATCGCCACCGTGAACAACCCCGACATGGTGACCATGCAGAAACTCACGCCCGAATTCAACAAGAAATACCCCGACATTCAGGTCAAATGGGTGACGCTGCCCGAGAACGAACTGCGCCAGAAAATCACCCTGGACGTCGCGTCGGGAGCCGGCTCCTTCGACCTCGCCACCGTCGGCGCGTACGAGGTGCCCATCTGGGCCAAGAACGGCTGGCTCGAACCCCTGACCCCCCTGTTTGCCAAGAACCCCGCCATCGCCAGGAGCTACAACCTCAACGACATCCTGCCCGGCGTGCGCGGCGCCCTGACCGTCGGCGGGAACCTGTACGCCGTGCCCTTCTACGCCGAGAGCTCCATGACGTACTACAACAAGGACCTGTTCAAGGCCGCCGGCCTGACCATGCCCACCCAGCCCACCTGGAACCAGATCCAGACCTTCGCCAGCAAGGTCCACAACCCGGCCAAAGGCGTGTACGGCATGTGCCTGCGCGGCCTGCCCGGCTGGGGCGAGAACATGGCGCTGTTCACCACCATGGTCAACACCTTCGGCGGCCGCTGGTACGACAACAACTGGCAGGCGCAACTGAACACCCCCGCTTGGAAGAACGCCATGACCTTCTACGTCAACCTGATGAAGAAGTACGGCCCCCCCGGCGCCACCGGCAACGGCTTCACCGAGAACCTCACCCTGATGAGCCAGGGCAAGTGCGGCATGTGGATCGACGCGACCGTCGCCGCCGGCTTCCTCAGCGACCCCAGCAGCAGCAAGATCGTCAAGTCCGTCGGGTTCGCCAAGGCCCCCGTCGCCACCACCGCGCGCGGCAACAACTGGTACTGGAGCTGGAACCTCGCCATTCCCAAGGCCACCAAGCAGGAAGACGCCGCCTTCAAATTCCTGACCTGGGCCACCAGCCAGGAGTACATCGCGCTGGTCGCCAGAACCAAGGGCACCTGGGCCAGCGTGCCCCCCGGCACCCGCACCAGCACCTACAGCAACGCCAACTACAAGAAAGCCGCCGGGGCCTTCAGCTCCCTGGTCCTGAGCTCCATCAACTCCGCCGATGTCAACCGCGCTACCAAGGACCCCGTGCCGTACACCGGCGTGCAGTACGTCGCCATTCCCGAATTCCAGGCGCTGGGCACCCAGGTCGGCCAGTACCTCGCCGGGGCCCTGAGCGGCCAGACCACCATCGACCAGGCCCTCAAGCAGGCGCAGGACGCCGCGCAGAAAACCGCCCGGGACGGCGGCTACCAGAAGTAA
- a CDS encoding LacI family DNA-binding transcriptional regulator, with protein MSTIQDVARLAGVSPTTAKRALKEPDKLTPDTLARVQQAIAQLHYEPDQRAGSLRGGQSRTVGLIVGSILEPFFGQFARTAAHVLAEADHTLIITENEYSAARELTELRRLYGQRVAGILLRPGYGTESHEYLRRLISRGVAITEYDYHHPQNDLPSVMLDNAGAVRQAVTHLHALGHRRIAALGTYDPLTHPEERSRAFPEIMNDLGLTVPAEYRRVTLLTEDSAYRLTHDLLDLPRPPTALLALTGTQASGAYRALRERGVRLPHDISLISFDNYPWTALVEPPITVLEQPVEEMARQAAHLMLAQLEGRTPVSTHAVLPARLIERGSTAPPPTREPAG; from the coding sequence GTGTCCACCATCCAGGACGTCGCGCGGCTCGCCGGCGTCTCCCCCACCACCGCCAAACGGGCCCTGAAGGAACCGGACAAACTCACGCCCGACACCCTCGCCCGCGTGCAGCAGGCCATCGCCCAGCTGCACTACGAACCCGACCAGCGCGCCGGTAGCCTCCGCGGCGGCCAGAGCCGCACCGTCGGCCTGATCGTCGGCAGCATCCTCGAACCGTTCTTCGGACAGTTCGCCCGCACCGCCGCCCACGTTCTGGCCGAAGCCGACCACACCCTGATCATCACCGAGAACGAGTACAGCGCCGCCCGCGAACTCACCGAACTGCGCCGCCTGTACGGCCAGCGCGTCGCCGGCATCCTGCTGCGCCCCGGGTACGGCACCGAAAGCCACGAGTACCTGCGCCGCCTGATCTCACGCGGCGTGGCCATCACCGAGTACGACTACCACCACCCGCAGAACGACCTGCCCAGCGTCATGCTCGACAACGCCGGAGCCGTCCGGCAGGCCGTCACGCACCTGCACGCCCTCGGCCACCGCCGGATCGCCGCGCTGGGCACCTACGACCCCCTCACGCACCCGGAAGAACGCAGCCGCGCCTTCCCGGAAATCATGAACGACCTGGGCCTCACCGTCCCCGCCGAGTACCGCCGCGTCACGCTCCTCACCGAGGACAGCGCCTACCGCCTCACCCACGACCTGCTTGACCTGCCCCGGCCGCCCACCGCGCTGCTGGCCCTGACTGGCACGCAGGCGTCCGGCGCGTACCGCGCGCTACGGGAACGCGGCGTGCGACTTCCGCACGACATCAGCCTGATCAGCTTCGACAACTACCCCTGGACCGCCCTGGTCGAGCCGCCCATCACGGTCCTCGAACAACCGGTCGAGGAGATGGCCCGGCAGGCCGCGCACCTGATGCTCGCGCAGCTTGAAGGCCGCACGCCCGTCAGCACGCACGCCGTGCTGCCCGCCCGCCTGATCGAACGCGGCAGCACCGCACCGCCCCCCACCCGGGAACCGGCAGGCTAA
- a CDS encoding UvrD-helicase domain-containing protein yields the protein MNTDPTPPTPSADAEHPAWRPVPPHFTAQQRAVVGAVRDSGRHLMIRATAGSGKTTTLTEAAWHAGPRSVYFVYNRHATAGVAGRLPPGLPVRTLHAHGLGLLYRGHQPGRAGGAVQAGAVDHAPDLQPTKTARLLSAPQDGEGPALLPAAVTAADQACLRAVLSALTRAWDTCREQMLDPADPDDLAFLSGLTGWPSPDAHPQVTPSLRAVLSPGGSAALLRGALALLPDLSAAAYRQSGLIDHTDMLWLPLHLGLGRGAVRTAMVDEAQDLTPLRQAFVRHVTGLRSKQPGRVILCGDPEQAIYAYAGADPQGLARMARELGAQEWPLSVSFRCARAVVGAARTVSDFITAAPGAPRGAVEHLSAADLEVRPGEAVLCRLNAPLLRLALDLLARGVRVHLTGRDLAGRLLDVAGAALPPTFTRQEADDGLSAYLERQLEPLRRAGEQSARARRAAQDLRDLCRCALLLARRVTRRGPARQEDLRTLLARLHAPPAAGGDAGAVTLSTVHRAKGLEWTRVTVLHPELMPLGGGDPQEERCVQFVAFTRARHTLRLAYGAEAWAQGLRVPTGPDPDPDAADPPDEPPGAAAAPAGVPAGLPGRRVLTPRPPAPPGWQPPTLTARTDGTPTWVAPDVPEAAALPADPAGGASAGHEALLRAALRAAQRAPALPDPLPPLTLPDDRDWPLFGGPDLLDAPDLRARLNALAGDARVTLREWATLSLTRLDRALASASHGTTGDRPASDAPAGNAPVGSGPAGDAGTVRVRVQAATLRTLESAAGRARRAVPAFREPAGDSVRVLVMEGGVAREVFGTLLRAGPRVISVQVAGETRRFHARTGEPLDTPFQPLGTHLPGPTLTALRPAD from the coding sequence ATGAACACCGACCCGACCCCGCCCACCCCTTCTGCCGACGCCGAGCACCCGGCGTGGCGGCCCGTGCCGCCGCACTTCACGGCGCAGCAGCGGGCGGTGGTGGGAGCCGTGCGGGATTCCGGGCGTCACCTGATGATCCGCGCGACGGCCGGGAGCGGTAAGACCACCACGCTGACCGAGGCCGCGTGGCACGCCGGGCCGCGCAGCGTGTACTTCGTGTACAACCGGCACGCCACGGCGGGCGTCGCGGGCCGCCTGCCGCCCGGTCTGCCCGTGCGGACGCTGCACGCTCACGGGCTGGGCCTGCTGTACCGGGGGCACCAGCCCGGCCGGGCGGGGGGGGCGGTTCAGGCGGGCGCCGTGGACCACGCCCCGGACCTGCAACCCACCAAGACCGCCCGCCTGCTGAGCGCGCCGCAGGACGGGGAAGGCCCGGCGCTGCTGCCCGCAGCGGTCACGGCCGCCGATCAGGCGTGCCTGCGCGCGGTGCTGTCGGCCCTGACGCGCGCCTGGGACACCTGCCGCGAGCAGATGCTCGACCCGGCGGACCCGGATGACCTGGCGTTCCTGTCGGGCCTGACCGGCTGGCCGTCCCCGGACGCGCACCCGCAGGTCACGCCGTCCCTGCGCGCCGTTCTCAGTCCCGGCGGGTCGGCCGCCCTGCTGCGCGGGGCGCTGGCCCTCCTGCCGGACCTGAGTGCTGCCGCGTACCGCCAGAGCGGCCTGATTGATCACACCGACATGCTGTGGCTGCCGCTGCACCTGGGCCTGGGGCGCGGCGCGGTCCGCACGGCCATGGTCGACGAGGCGCAGGACCTGACGCCGCTGCGGCAGGCGTTCGTGCGGCACGTGACGGGCCTGCGCTCGAAACAACCGGGCCGCGTGATCCTGTGCGGCGACCCGGAGCAGGCCATCTATGCATACGCGGGCGCGGACCCGCAGGGCCTGGCCCGCATGGCCCGCGAACTGGGCGCGCAGGAGTGGCCGCTCAGCGTGTCGTTCCGCTGCGCCCGCGCGGTGGTCGGCGCGGCCCGCACCGTGAGCGATTTCATCACGGCCGCGCCCGGAGCGCCGCGCGGCGCGGTCGAGCACCTGAGTGCCGCCGACCTTGAGGTCCGGCCCGGCGAGGCGGTCCTGTGCCGCCTGAACGCGCCCCTGCTGCGGCTGGCGCTGGACCTGCTCGCGCGCGGCGTGCGGGTTCACCTGACCGGCCGGGACCTCGCCGGGCGGCTGCTGGACGTGGCGGGGGCTGCGCTGCCGCCCACCTTCACCCGGCAGGAGGCCGACGACGGCCTGAGCGCCTACCTGGAGCGGCAACTGGAACCTCTGCGGCGCGCCGGGGAGCAGTCCGCACGCGCCCGCCGCGCCGCGCAGGACCTGCGGGACCTGTGCCGCTGCGCGCTGCTGCTGGCCCGCCGCGTGACCCGGCGCGGCCCGGCCCGTCAGGAGGACCTGCGGACCCTGCTGGCGCGGCTGCACGCCCCGCCTGCCGCCGGTGGGGACGCCGGGGCGGTCACGCTGAGCACCGTGCACCGCGCCAAGGGCCTGGAGTGGACGCGCGTGACGGTCCTGCACCCGGAACTGATGCCGCTGGGAGGCGGGGACCCGCAGGAGGAACGCTGCGTGCAGTTCGTGGCGTTCACGCGCGCCCGGCACACCCTGCGCCTCGCGTACGGCGCAGAAGCCTGGGCGCAGGGGCTGCGCGTGCCCACCGGTCCCGACCCTGACCCGGACGCGGCGGACCCACCAGACGAACCGCCGGGCGCTGCGGCCGCACCTGCTGGCGTGCCGGCCGGCCTGCCGGGCCGCCGTGTCCTCACGCCGCGCCCGCCCGCGCCGCCCGGCTGGCAGCCGCCGACCCTGACGGCCCGCACGGACGGCACGCCCACCTGGGTCGCGCCGGACGTGCCAGAAGCAGCGGCCTTGCCAGCTGACCCTGCGGGCGGCGCGTCCGCCGGGCACGAGGCGCTGCTGCGGGCGGCCCTGCGCGCCGCTCAGCGCGCCCCGGCGCTGCCTGACCCCCTGCCGCCGCTGACGCTGCCGGACGACCGGGACTGGCCGCTGTTCGGCGGGCCGGACCTGCTGGACGCCCCGGACCTGCGCGCCCGCCTGAACGCGCTGGCCGGGGACGCCCGCGTGACCCTGCGCGAGTGGGCGACCCTGAGCCTGACCCGGCTGGACCGCGCGCTTGCCAGCGCCAGTCACGGAACGACCGGCGACCGGCCGGCCAGTGACGCGCCGGCAGGTAACGCGCCGGTAGGTAGCGGGCCGGCGGGTGACGCGGGAACCGTGCGTGTGCGCGTGCAGGCCGCCACGCTGCGGACCCTGGAAAGCGCGGCGGGCCGGGCGCGGCGGGCCGTTCCCGCCTTCCGCGAACCGGCCGGGGACAGCGTGCGGGTGCTGGTCATGGAGGGCGGCGTGGCCCGCGAGGTGTTCGGGACGCTACTGCGCGCCGGACCGCGCGTGATCTCGGTGCAGGTGGCCGGGGAAACGCGGCGCTTTCACGCGCGGACCGGCGAGCCGCTGGACACGCCGTTTCAGCCGCTGGGCACACACCTGCCAGGGCCGACGCTGACCGCGCTGCGGCCCGCTGATTGA
- the pstS gene encoding phosphate ABC transporter substrate-binding protein PstS: MKKTILLAMALATVSSASAQGALTGAGASFPFPLYSKMFAEYKSDAGVTVNYQSVGSGAGQKQITERTVDFAGSDNPMSDDAMKAAPAKLLHIPTAIGAVVPSYNLPGVTTPLKFTGKVLADIYLGKIKTWNDKAIAALNPGVSIPPLPITVARRSDGSGTTFVFSDYLSKVSSEWKSKVGTGNSLQWPVGTGAKGNDGVAGVVKSTPGAIGYVELVYAKQNKLPFGSVQNRAGKFVTADNGPAALAAKGVVMPADTRVSITNSANPDSYPIASFTYVIFYQEQKYAGRTLAQAQTLKKLLTWMVTTGQKYNEPLDYSELPSNAAAKAKSIIASMTFDGKKF; encoded by the coding sequence ATGAAGAAGACGATCCTCCTGGCCATGGCCCTCGCAACCGTCAGCAGCGCCTCCGCACAGGGCGCCCTGACGGGTGCCGGCGCGAGCTTCCCCTTCCCGCTGTACAGCAAGATGTTCGCCGAGTACAAAAGTGACGCCGGCGTCACCGTCAACTACCAGAGCGTCGGCAGCGGCGCCGGACAGAAACAGATCACCGAACGCACCGTCGACTTCGCCGGCAGCGACAACCCCATGAGCGACGACGCCATGAAGGCCGCCCCCGCCAAACTCCTGCACATCCCCACCGCCATCGGCGCCGTCGTGCCGTCGTACAACCTGCCCGGCGTCACCACGCCCCTCAAGTTCACCGGGAAAGTCCTGGCCGACATCTACCTCGGGAAGATCAAGACCTGGAACGACAAGGCCATCGCCGCCCTGAACCCCGGCGTCAGCATTCCCCCGCTGCCCATCACGGTCGCGCGCCGCAGCGACGGATCCGGCACGACGTTCGTGTTCAGCGACTACCTGAGCAAGGTCTCCTCCGAGTGGAAGAGCAAGGTCGGCACCGGCAACAGCCTGCAGTGGCCCGTCGGTACGGGCGCCAAGGGGAACGACGGCGTCGCGGGCGTGGTCAAGAGCACGCCCGGCGCGATCGGGTACGTGGAACTGGTGTACGCCAAGCAGAACAAACTGCCGTTCGGCAGCGTGCAGAACCGCGCCGGTAAGTTCGTGACGGCCGACAACGGTCCCGCCGCGCTGGCTGCCAAGGGTGTGGTCATGCCGGCCGACACGCGGGTGAGCATCACGAACAGCGCGAATCCTGATTCGTACCCGATTGCGAGCTTCACGTACGTGATCTTCTACCAGGAGCAGAAGTACGCCGGACGCACGCTGGCACAGGCGCAGACGCTGAAGAAACTGCTGACGTGGATGGTCACGACCGGTCAGAAGTACAACGAGCCGCTCGATTACTCGGAGCTGCCCAGCAACGCCGCCGCGAAAGCCAAGAGCATCATCGCCAGCATGACCTTCGACGGCAAGAAATTCTGA
- a CDS encoding Gfo/Idh/MocA family protein: MPRPLKLGMVGGGQGAFIGAVHRTAARLDGQFELVAGALSGTPEKSLASGRELGLPDDRSYPTWEAMLAGELARPVGERIDVVSIVTPNHLHYPVARAFAAAGIHVICDKPLVHTGEQASDLLAVVRQSGVVFAVTYNYTGYPLIRHARDMIAAGTLGEIRKVIVEYHQGWLATNLEAEGSKQADWRTDPARSGVAGAVGDIGSHAMNLAETVTGLRLEAICADLTTFVPGRRLDDDGSVLLRFAGGARGALLCSQVEVGEENDLRLRVYGTQGGLSWSQENPNRLEYTPLDGPRQVLTRGQGYLSPAAQAATRLPAGHPEAFLEAFANIYAGAAEAIRARQEDREPDPLIAVYPTLEDGARGVHFIEKTVQSAGSDQKWTDARWSAPPVTAPD, from the coding sequence ATGCCGCGCCCCCTCAAACTCGGGATGGTCGGCGGCGGGCAGGGCGCGTTCATCGGGGCGGTGCACCGCACGGCCGCGCGGCTGGACGGGCAGTTCGAACTGGTGGCCGGGGCGCTGTCGGGCACGCCGGAGAAGTCACTCGCGTCCGGGCGTGAGCTGGGCCTCCCGGACGACCGCTCGTACCCCACGTGGGAGGCGATGCTGGCCGGCGAACTCGCCCGGCCGGTGGGGGAGCGCATCGACGTGGTGAGTATCGTCACGCCCAACCATCTGCACTACCCGGTGGCGCGGGCCTTCGCGGCGGCCGGGATTCACGTCATCTGCGACAAGCCGCTGGTGCACACGGGCGAGCAGGCCAGCGACCTGCTGGCCGTGGTCAGGCAGTCCGGCGTGGTTTTCGCGGTCACGTACAACTACACCGGCTACCCCCTGATCCGCCACGCGCGGGACATGATCGCGGCGGGTACGCTGGGCGAGATCCGCAAGGTGATCGTCGAGTACCACCAGGGCTGGCTGGCAACCAATCTGGAGGCGGAGGGCAGCAAGCAGGCCGACTGGCGCACCGACCCGGCCCGCAGCGGCGTGGCGGGCGCGGTGGGTGACATCGGCTCTCACGCCATGAACCTCGCCGAGACCGTCACCGGACTGCGCCTGGAGGCCATCTGCGCGGACCTGACCACCTTCGTGCCGGGCCGCCGCCTGGACGACGACGGCAGCGTCCTGCTGCGCTTTGCCGGCGGCGCACGCGGCGCGCTGCTGTGCTCGCAGGTCGAGGTCGGCGAGGAGAACGACCTGCGCCTGCGCGTGTACGGCACCCAGGGTGGCCTGAGCTGGAGTCAGGAGAACCCCAACCGGCTGGAATACACGCCCCTGGACGGCCCCCGGCAGGTGCTCACGCGCGGGCAGGGTTACCTGAGCCCCGCTGCGCAGGCCGCCACGCGCCTTCCCGCCGGGCACCCGGAGGCGTTCCTGGAAGCGTTCGCGAACATCTACGCGGGCGCAGCCGAAGCCATCCGCGCCCGCCAGGAGGACCGCGAGCCCGACCCGCTGATCGCCGTCTACCCCACGCTGGAAGACGGCGCGCGCGGCGTGCACTTCATCGAGAAGACCGTGCAGAGCGCGGGAAGTGACCAGAAGTGGACGGACGCCCGCTGGAGTGCGCCGCCCGTCACTGCGCCGGACTGA